The segment ATGGGGAACATTTGCCGGTAGCATAAACATTTCCCCTTCCTTGACCGTTACCACTTCACGTTCTCCATTATCATTGATGCATTCTACGTAGCAGTCCCCCTTAACCTGATAAAAGAATTCGTCCGATGGATCAACATGGAAATCCCTTCTTCTATTTGGTCCGCCAAGTAGCATCGCAATAAATTCAGAATCCTCCCAAAGAACTTTGTTATTAACCGGCGGCTTTAATAGATGTTTATTGTCCTCTATCACTTTCATAATGTTCATGGATCTCGTTTTCAATGCCATAGCTAATTCCTCCTCATTATTTTGTAAGCGCTGTCAAATTGCGCTAATATAACCAAGCTCTTTTGATATTTGCCTGGATGTCCGCAAAACACTTTGAATGATGGCCTGCTTTTGCTGCCCCTGCATATAGGAAATGGGACCGACCATATTCAGTGCGGCCACAGTTTGCCCTGTATAAGAATGAATCGGAGCAGCAATTCCGTATAACCCCAATTCATTTTCATTATTACTGATGGCATACCCCTGTTCTCTTATTTCTTCAAGCTCTTTTTTTAACTTCTTCACACATGTAATAGTATTTGGCGCTCTTTGCAACAGGCCTTTGGAAAT is part of the Sutcliffiella sp. FSL R7-0096 genome and harbors:
- a CDS encoding 3-hydroxyanthranilate 3,4-dioxygenase, which translates into the protein MALKTRSMNIMKVIEDNKHLLKPPVNNKVLWEDSEFIAMLLGGPNRRRDFHVDPSDEFFYQVKGDCYVECINDNGEREVVTVKEGEMFMLPANVPHSPHRVADTYGIVLERKRDKGELEDFVWFCDNCNEEMHRVTVQLTNIETQVKGAIEEFNGSEELRTCDHCGHVMPEEVDVWKCE